The Pseudoalteromonas translucida KMM 520 genome segment TCTATGACACTACGCATGTATGCGAGCCATAAAAAATTACCCTTGGAGCATGTCAAAGTTGAGCTTGAGCACACTCGCGATTATAAAACACAAGACGGTAACGCAGAGCAAACCCAAGGTGTTGAAGCTATTACGCGTAAAATCACCTTAACGGGCGACTTAACTCCCGAACAACGCACGCGCCTTCTCGAAATTGCCAATAAATGCCCAGTGCATAAAACCCTACACAATAACCCACTAGTGGTAAGTGAATTGGTAGAGTAACGTATAATAATTTTAATTCAGTATGTAAAATAGCGCAGTTAAAGCTGCGCTATTTTTTCATCTTGTTAAGCTAAATAATTAATTATTTTAAATATGTGCGATAATAACCGTCATTGTTCCAATATTTTTAGCAAAAGAACTCATCCATGAAATCATATAACACCATTGCAGAACGAATCGAAATTTTACAAAGCCGAATCGAAGCCTATAAAGACGAAATTGAAGTATTAAAAGCAGAACCTAAAAGTGATAACGAACGCATTATTTTTAAGTTTATTGAAACCGGCAGCACAGGTAAAACCAAAGACTATGTACGTGGTTTAGGCATTAAATCGTCTCGCGATAGCTTATATTCGTCAGGTGATGTAACTAAGCTGATTAAAGATGGCGCAACCGATATTTCGCCAGCGTTACTTGAAATAGCCAGAGTGCTTGCAAGCGCACGTAATAAAAACGGCCCTAGCTGTTAAAAAAAGCTTAATTAGCCGTGCAATTACGGCTAATCCACCAGCTCCACATCTAACCCACTGAGTAAATTCAACGCTTCAAAACGCTCAAATTTAGCCTTAGTTATTTGGTTGCTATTTAAATCGATATTAAATTGCGTGGCACCAACAAAGTCGCACTGGCTTAAATTAGTTTGAAAAAACTCGCTATCACGAAAATCAGTACCGCTAAACTTACTCTTAGCTAAATTTGCGTGCCTAAAGTCTACATTTTTTGCAAAGCAATCTGTTAGTTTAAGTGCTTTTAGAGTTAATTCAAAAAAGGAACTGTTGCTAAGCTCACAGTGACTAAAACTCACAGCAGCATTAACACTAAGCAGCGGCCAATTTATATCACTCCACTGTATGCTGTTTAATTTACAATGACTAAAGTCAACATTTTCGAGTGAGCTATAACCCCATTTTAGTGATGCTAAATTGCATTTTTTAAAGCTGCATTCTATAAAACGGCAGTGTTTAAATTGGCCATTTGAAAAGTCGCAATCTGTAAAAGTACAGTCTTCAAACTCTATATTCTCAAAAACCTGCTCTGCCAGTGCTAAAGCTGTAAATTGTTGATCAAAATAGTGATTATTATTTTCTATAGACACGGTTTAAATATTACCTTATCGCGCAAATTGAACTTTTTTAGGGAGATCTTTTTTCAGCGCGAGTATCGCTATAAATATTAAACCCAGAGGTAAAATTAGCGATAAACAGCCACCAACAAAAGCAATGACACCTGGATTAGTACTTTTTCGTTTACCTAATTTATAACTAATAAAAGCAAAAATAGGCACTAATAATAGTATAAAAAAAGCGATAAACTCGCCAAAAAGAGTGATGTTAACTGACATAAGAATTCCTTTTCATCTGTATGATTATTGCAGTACTAAATTTAACCATAAAAAAACCCTTAAGCCTACACTTAAGGGTTTAATTTTTAATTATCTAACGCATATTTACAAAACACTGTAAAATAATTTACTCTGCGTTTGGTACTGCTTTTTCTACTACGCTAATTGCAAGTTCAGCTAACGAATCAAGGTTAGGCTTGCTCGGCGCATTGGTTAATAAGCACGACGCCTGCGTAGTTTTAGGGAACGCAATAACGTCACGAATGTTATCAGTACCACAAAGCAACATAGCTAAACGGTCAAGACCAAAGGCTAAACCAGCATGTGGTGGCGTACCATATTTAAGTGCGTCAAGTAAAAAGCCAAACTTGTCTTGTTGCTCTTGCTCATTAATACCTAAAATTCTAAACGCAGCTTCTTGCATATCAGCATTATGAATACGTACCGAACCACCACCTACTTCGTAGCCGTTTAATACCATATCGTACGCATCTGAAATAGCAGCCGCAGGGTTTGCTTCAAGCTCACTTGCGCTCATGTCTTTTGGCGCCGTGAATGGATGATGTACAGCGTGCAGCGTGCCTTCGTCATCTTCTTCAAACATTGGAAAGTCTACAACCCAAAGTGGTGCCCAGCTATCAAGATTAGTGATTTCTAAATCAATACCAATTTTAACGCGCAGTGCGCCCATTGCTTCATTTACTGTGTTGCGCTTATCGGCACCAAATAAAATAATATCGCCCGACTGTGCATTAGTACGCTCAAGTAATTGCGTAATTACATCTGCAGTTAAGAATTTAGCCACTGGTGACTGCACGCCTTCTGCGCCTGCAGTGTGGTCGTTTACTTTCATCCACGCCATACCTTTAGCGCCGTAAATACCAATAAACTTAGTGTAATCGTCAAGTTGTTTACGCGAAAGCTTAGCGCCACCCGGTACAGTTAATACCGCAACACGGCCTTTTTCGTCGTTTGCAGGGCCAGAGAAAACATTAAACTCTACGTCTTTAACTAAATCGGCAATATCAACAAGCTTCATTGGGTTACGTAAATCAGGCTTGTCTGAACCGTATAAGCTCATTGCTTCGCTGTAAGGCATGATTGGGAAATCGCCTAAATCTACGTTTAATAATGTTTGCCACATTTCACGGATCATTTTTTCAGTCATACCACGTACTTGATCAGAGCTCATGAACGAGGTTTCTATATCTATTTGGGTAAATTCTGGTTGGCGATCGGCACGTAAATCTTCATCACGGAAACATTTAACAATTTGGTAGTAACGGTCAAAACCCGACATCATCAACAATTGCTTAAACAACTGCGGTGACTGCGGTAATGCGTAAAAGCTACCTTTGTGAACACGACTCGGCACTAAGTAATCACGCGCGCCTTCTGGCGTTGCTTTAGTAAGTACAGGTGTTTCTATGTCTAAAAAGCCGTTTTCATCTAAAAAGCGACGAACAAAGCTGCTTGCTTTAGCGCGTAATTTAATGCGGTCGCTCATTTCTAAACGACGTAGGTCTAGGTAGCGGTATTTTAAACGACGCTCTTCAGAGTTCACTTGGTTAAAATCAAGTGGTAATGGCTCTGAGCGGTTAATAATATTAAGCTCAGTACCTAAAATTTCGATTTCGCCTGTGGCCATATCTTTATTTACTTGGCTATCTGGGCGTGCACGTACAATACCTTTTAACTGCACACAAAATTCTTGGCGAAGCGTGTTAGCTGAACTCATTAACTCTTCAATGTCAGAATCGAATACAACTTGTACTAAACCTTCTCTATCGCGTAAATCGACAAAGATAAGTCCACCAAGGTCACGTCGTTTGTTGATCCAGCCACATAGTTCAACTTCTTGATCTATGTGAGTTTTATTTAGCTGTCCGCAGTATATAGAGCGCATAGTTTTCCTGTCAGATAAAAGGGGTGCAACGGTCAAAAAACATTCGTTTTAAGTAGGGTAAATCTTTTTTATAAATACGAATATAAAAATAACACCGCTAGCAATTCAAAATAATCAAATTAAGCCCTGTATTATACGCAAGTGATATGAAGATACTAGGGCGGGTGTCGTTTTTTGCATCGGATTTAAAGCAGCATATTTTATTATTTGATACACTAGAGCCACTTTAGAATTAGGCGTTAGTTTGTATGCTATATATTGGGTGCCCACAGTGGTCAAGCAATGCGTGGAAAGGCAATTTATTTTCGAGCCAATGTAAAAATGCCGATATGCTAAGCCAATACGCGCAACATTTTAACTCTGTAGAGGGAAATACCAGCTTTTACGCCGACCCGTCCCCAAGTACTCTTTTACGCTGGGCAAACAGTGTACCCGACGATTTTAAATTTACCTTTAAGTTTCATCGGCGCTTTAGCCATGAGCTAAAGCTGACTAATGTACACAACGAGCTAACCGCTTGGCTTAACTTATTTGCACCAATTTTAGAAAAAACCGGGCAAATTATGCTGCAGCTGCCAAGTGCCTTTGGCCCTAATGATTTACCCAAGCTGGCGCAATTTATTAGCCTATTACCTAAAGAGCTAAACTTCGGGGTAGAAGTTCGCCATCCGGCATTTTTTCAAAAGGGTGAAGCCGAAATAGCGCTTAATCAGTTATTAATGGCAAGCAAAATAAACCGTATAGCCATGGATACCCGCGCCCTATTTGCAGTTAAAGCCAATACAGAAGCGCTGATTGATGCACAACAAAAAAAGCCGCATCTGCCCGTGCATGCTATTGCTACAAGTGAGCAACCCATGGCACGTTTTGTTATTGCTAATTTACAAAGTGAATATAAAACCTTTTATAAGCCTTGGCTTAGTAAAGTAAAGCAGTGGCTTGATGAAGGAAAAACGCCTTATGTATTTTTTCATACCGCAGACAACCGAGAGGCACCGCTATTAGCAAGGCAGTTTTGCCAAGATCTAGGTTATAACCACAAGGTATTAAATCCATTTAGCGGCGAGGCAGAAACCCACCAGCAAGCGCTTTTTTAAATAGCCACTTACAACAAATAAAATGATAAGAACTTAGAGAGCAACATGAGTGAATACGCACGTTATTTTACCGGCTACCCTGCAAACATTGTTGAGCAAGTATTAAACCTAATCAGCAATGATAAAGTAAGTAACTACTTACTTAAAAAGTATCCGCAGGCACATAATATTACCAGCGACAAAGCACTTTTTAGCTACGCCACAGAGCTTAAAAAACAGTATTTAAAAAATGCCCCGCCGTTTGGTCGCGCCGCATTTAAAAAGCAAGGCGACATGGTCACTAATGCACTTGGCACGCACACCTATCGTATGCAA includes the following:
- a CDS encoding pentapeptide repeat-containing protein yields the protein MSIENNNHYFDQQFTALALAEQVFENIEFEDCTFTDCDFSNGQFKHCRFIECSFKKCNLASLKWGYSSLENVDFSHCKLNSIQWSDINWPLLSVNAAVSFSHCELSNSSFFELTLKALKLTDCFAKNVDFRHANLAKSKFSGTDFRDSEFFQTNLSQCDFVGATQFNIDLNSNQITKAKFERFEALNLLSGLDVELVD
- the aspS gene encoding aspartate--tRNA ligase produces the protein MRSIYCGQLNKTHIDQEVELCGWINKRRDLGGLIFVDLRDREGLVQVVFDSDIEELMSSANTLRQEFCVQLKGIVRARPDSQVNKDMATGEIEILGTELNIINRSEPLPLDFNQVNSEERRLKYRYLDLRRLEMSDRIKLRAKASSFVRRFLDENGFLDIETPVLTKATPEGARDYLVPSRVHKGSFYALPQSPQLFKQLLMMSGFDRYYQIVKCFRDEDLRADRQPEFTQIDIETSFMSSDQVRGMTEKMIREMWQTLLNVDLGDFPIMPYSEAMSLYGSDKPDLRNPMKLVDIADLVKDVEFNVFSGPANDEKGRVAVLTVPGGAKLSRKQLDDYTKFIGIYGAKGMAWMKVNDHTAGAEGVQSPVAKFLTADVITQLLERTNAQSGDIILFGADKRNTVNEAMGALRVKIGIDLEITNLDSWAPLWVVDFPMFEEDDEGTLHAVHHPFTAPKDMSASELEANPAAAISDAYDMVLNGYEVGGGSVRIHNADMQEAAFRILGINEQEQQDKFGFLLDALKYGTPPHAGLAFGLDRLAMLLCGTDNIRDVIAFPKTTQASCLLTNAPSKPNLDSLAELAISVVEKAVPNAE
- a CDS encoding DUF72 domain-containing protein; amino-acid sequence: MLYIGCPQWSSNAWKGNLFSSQCKNADMLSQYAQHFNSVEGNTSFYADPSPSTLLRWANSVPDDFKFTFKFHRRFSHELKLTNVHNELTAWLNLFAPILEKTGQIMLQLPSAFGPNDLPKLAQFISLLPKELNFGVEVRHPAFFQKGEAEIALNQLLMASKINRIAMDTRALFAVKANTEALIDAQQKKPHLPVHAIATSEQPMARFVIANLQSEYKTFYKPWLSKVKQWLDEGKTPYVFFHTADNREAPLLARQFCQDLGYNHKVLNPFSGEAETHQQALF
- a CDS encoding M48 family metallopeptidase, encoding MSEYARYFTGYPANIVEQVLNLISNDKVSNYLLKKYPQAHNITSDKALFSYATELKKQYLKNAPPFGRAAFKKQGDMVTNALGTHTYRMQGKTRKHDLAINSDLLRAPEPLLKALVVHELAHFKEKDHNKSFYKLCCHMEPSYHQLELDLRIFCVAVEQGNNPYLK